The following proteins come from a genomic window of Solwaraspora sp. WMMA2065:
- a CDS encoding sugar ABC transporter ATP-binding protein, whose product MTDAAPILEMTGIGKTFPGVVALDDVDFRMFPGEVHALMGENGAGKSTLIKVLTGVYGIDRGEIRLAGRQVRFAGPLQAQQAGVSTVYQEVNLCPNLSVAENIFIGREPRRFGAIRWATMRRRSAELLHRLHLDIDVTAPLASHSLAVQQMVAIARAVDISAKVLILDEPTSSLDASEVEQLFAVIRQLKDSGVAILFVSHFLDQVYEIADRMTVLRNGRLIGEWPVAQLSQLELVAKMIGKDLSVLEQLDGESKPDLATLEGGQPVLEATGLGRSGAVAPFDLTIHAGEVVGFAGLLGSGRTEAARLLFGADRAERGRLSIAGRPIALRGPRTGMANGIAFCSENRRAEGVVEDLTVRENLVLAMQAARGWARPIPRRRQDELVAKYIAALQIRPADPELPIRNLSGGNQQKVLLARWLITEPKLLIVDEPTRGIDVGAKAEIQRLVVELAGGGMAVLFISAELEEVLRLSHKIAVLRDRQMIDQLANGAGVDVDRIMRTIAGEAAA is encoded by the coding sequence ATGACCGACGCGGCGCCGATCCTGGAGATGACCGGGATCGGCAAGACCTTCCCCGGCGTCGTCGCGCTCGACGACGTCGATTTCCGGATGTTCCCCGGCGAGGTGCACGCCCTGATGGGCGAGAACGGCGCCGGCAAGTCTACTCTGATCAAGGTTCTCACCGGGGTCTACGGGATCGACCGCGGCGAGATCCGGCTCGCCGGCCGGCAGGTCCGGTTCGCCGGTCCGCTGCAGGCCCAGCAGGCCGGCGTCAGCACCGTCTACCAGGAGGTGAACCTCTGCCCCAACCTGTCGGTGGCGGAGAACATCTTCATCGGGCGGGAGCCCCGTCGGTTCGGCGCGATCAGGTGGGCCACGATGCGGCGCCGCTCGGCCGAGCTGCTGCACCGGCTGCACCTCGACATCGACGTGACGGCGCCGCTGGCCAGCCACTCGCTCGCCGTACAGCAGATGGTCGCCATCGCCCGCGCGGTGGACATCTCGGCCAAGGTGCTCATCCTCGACGAGCCGACCTCCAGCCTGGACGCCTCCGAGGTGGAACAGCTGTTCGCGGTGATCCGCCAGCTCAAGGATTCCGGGGTGGCGATCCTGTTCGTCTCGCACTTCCTCGACCAGGTCTACGAGATCGCCGACCGAATGACCGTGCTGCGCAACGGCCGGTTGATCGGTGAGTGGCCGGTCGCGCAGCTGAGCCAGCTGGAGCTGGTGGCCAAGATGATCGGCAAGGACCTCAGCGTGCTGGAGCAGCTCGACGGTGAGTCCAAGCCGGACCTGGCCACCCTGGAGGGCGGTCAGCCGGTGCTGGAGGCCACCGGACTCGGCCGGTCCGGGGCGGTCGCCCCGTTCGACCTGACCATCCACGCCGGCGAGGTGGTCGGCTTCGCCGGGCTGCTCGGATCGGGGCGTACCGAGGCGGCCCGGCTGCTGTTCGGCGCCGACCGTGCGGAGCGGGGTCGGCTGAGCATCGCCGGCAGACCGATCGCGCTGCGCGGCCCGCGGACCGGGATGGCCAACGGCATCGCGTTCTGCTCGGAGAACCGCCGGGCCGAGGGCGTGGTCGAGGACCTGACCGTACGGGAGAATCTGGTCCTCGCCATGCAGGCCGCCCGGGGGTGGGCCCGACCGATCCCGCGTCGCCGCCAGGACGAGCTGGTCGCCAAGTACATCGCCGCGCTGCAGATCCGCCCGGCCGACCCGGAGCTGCCGATCCGTAACCTGTCCGGCGGCAACCAGCAGAAGGTGCTGCTGGCCCGGTGGCTGATCACCGAGCCCAAGCTGCTCATCGTCGACGAACCGACCCGGGGGATCGACGTCGGCGCCAAGGCGGAGATCCAGCGCCTGGTGGTCGAGCTGGCCGGCGGCGGCATGGCGGTGCTGTTCATCAGCGCCGAGCTGGAGGAGGTCCTCCGGCTCAGCCACAAGATCGCGGTACTGCGGGACCGGCAGATGATCGACCAGCTCGCCAACGGTGCGGGCGTCGACGTGGACCGGATCATGCGGACCATCGCCGGGGAGGCGGCAGCATGA
- a CDS encoding ABC transporter substrate-binding protein — protein sequence MIAAMMVATTAACGDSGAEGGGGGDDQIVLGFSQVGAESGWRTANTKSVQESAAEAGIELKFADAQQKQENQIKAIRNFIAQRVDVIAFSPVVESGWDTVLKEAKDAEIPVILTDRAVDSQDETLYETFIGSDFVLEGRLSGEWLAEEFADEPGPVRIVELQGTTGSAPANDRKQGFGEAIAVDPKFEIIASQTGEFTRAKGKEVMEAFLQAHDDIDVLFAHNDDMGLGAIEAIEAAGLVPGQDITIITIDAVRDGMQALADGKINFIAECSPLLGPQLMELVEQVHAGESVPKRVVTEETTFTQEQAEEALPTREY from the coding sequence ATGATCGCGGCGATGATGGTGGCGACCACCGCCGCCTGTGGTGACTCGGGCGCGGAGGGGGGTGGCGGCGGTGACGACCAGATCGTCCTCGGCTTCTCCCAGGTCGGCGCCGAAAGTGGCTGGCGTACGGCGAACACCAAGTCGGTCCAGGAGTCCGCGGCCGAGGCCGGGATCGAGCTGAAGTTCGCCGACGCCCAGCAGAAGCAGGAGAACCAGATCAAGGCGATCCGCAACTTCATCGCCCAGCGGGTCGACGTGATCGCCTTCTCCCCGGTCGTGGAGTCCGGGTGGGACACGGTGCTCAAGGAGGCCAAGGATGCCGAGATCCCGGTGATCCTGACCGACCGGGCAGTGGACTCGCAGGACGAGACGCTGTACGAGACCTTCATCGGCTCCGACTTCGTCCTCGAGGGTCGGCTCTCCGGGGAGTGGCTGGCCGAGGAGTTCGCCGACGAGCCCGGCCCGGTGCGGATCGTCGAGCTGCAGGGCACCACCGGCTCGGCTCCGGCCAACGACCGCAAGCAGGGCTTCGGTGAGGCGATCGCCGTCGACCCGAAGTTCGAGATCATCGCGTCGCAGACCGGTGAGTTCACCCGGGCCAAGGGTAAGGAGGTCATGGAGGCCTTCCTCCAGGCCCACGACGACATCGACGTGCTCTTCGCGCACAACGACGACATGGGTCTCGGCGCGATCGAGGCGATCGAGGCCGCCGGTCTGGTGCCCGGCCAGGACATCACGATCATCACGATCGACGCGGTCCGCGACGGCATGCAGGCGCTCGCCGACGGCAAGATCAACTTTATCGCGGAGTGCAGCCCGCTGCTCGGGCCACAGCTGATGGAGTTGGTCGAGCAGGTGCACGCCGGCGAGTCGGTGCCCAAGCGGGTGGTCACCGAGGAGACCACCTTCACCCAGGAGCAGGCCGAGGAAGCGCTGCCCACCCGGGAGTACTGA
- a CDS encoding LacI family DNA-binding transcriptional regulator, with protein MTDVARLAGVSHQTVSRVLNGHPNVREQTRLRVRAAIAELGYRPNRAARALVTGKSQVIGVVAQNSTLYGPASLLAAFEQAAGAAGFAVNVGSVRSLDRQSIAGVVDRHLDQRVAGLVVLAPVVSAGEAVQQVPAGVPLVTIDGDPQHNTALVTVDQAAGARAATRCLLDAGHPTVWHVSGPGDWFDSAGRIHGWEQTLRDAGAEVPPLVPADWSAASGYRAGQMLARMRDVTAIFAANDHLALGILRALSERGRRVPDEVSIVGFDDVPEAAYFTPPLTTVRPDFDAVAKASLALLLRQIESGARSDERHTIEPTLVHRRSVAAPS; from the coding sequence ATGACGGATGTGGCCAGGCTGGCCGGGGTGAGCCACCAGACGGTGTCCCGGGTTCTCAACGGTCACCCCAACGTGCGCGAACAGACCCGGCTACGGGTCCGAGCCGCCATCGCCGAGCTGGGCTACCGGCCGAACCGCGCGGCCCGCGCCCTGGTCACCGGCAAGTCACAGGTGATCGGAGTGGTGGCACAGAACTCGACGCTCTACGGCCCAGCGTCCCTGCTCGCCGCGTTCGAGCAGGCCGCCGGGGCCGCCGGGTTCGCGGTCAACGTGGGCAGCGTCCGCAGTCTGGATCGGCAGTCCATCGCTGGCGTCGTCGACCGCCACCTCGACCAGCGGGTCGCCGGCCTGGTAGTGCTCGCACCGGTGGTCTCCGCCGGCGAGGCCGTGCAACAGGTGCCGGCCGGAGTGCCACTGGTCACCATCGACGGTGACCCGCAGCACAACACCGCGCTGGTCACCGTCGACCAGGCGGCCGGGGCCCGGGCCGCCACCCGGTGCCTGCTGGACGCGGGTCACCCGACCGTCTGGCACGTCTCCGGTCCGGGCGACTGGTTCGACAGCGCCGGGCGGATCCACGGCTGGGAGCAGACCCTGCGGGACGCCGGCGCCGAGGTCCCGCCACTGGTGCCGGCCGACTGGAGCGCGGCGTCCGGCTACCGCGCCGGGCAGATGTTGGCCCGGATGCGCGACGTCACCGCCATCTTCGCCGCCAACGACCACCTCGCGCTGGGCATCCTGCGGGCCCTGAGCGAGCGGGGCCGGCGGGTGCCGGACGAGGTCAGCATCGTCGGCTTCGACGACGTGCCGGAGGCCGCCTACTTCACCCCACCGCTGACCACCGTACGGCCGGACTTCGACGCGGTGGCCAAGGCGAGTCTGGCGCTGCTGCTGCGGCAGATCGAGTCGGGCGCGCGCAGCGACGAGCGGCACACCATCGAGCCGACCCTGGTGCACCGGCGCAGCGTCGCCGCGCCCAGCTGA
- the chvE gene encoding multiple monosaccharide ABC transporter substrate-binding protein yields the protein MQLRTSTIIQRLATIGVAAALATSLAACGSSEKTINQETGDGDNTGALVGVTMPTRSSERWISDGDNVKAALEELGYEVDLQYAENDIPTQVNQIENQITRGARLLIVASIDGTALTTQLQQAADQGIPVIAYDRLIRNSPNVDYYATFDNFKVGVQQATSLLVGLGMLNADGSAGEADGPFNIELFAGSPDDNNATFFFDGAMSVLQPHIDSGKLVIRSGQTDFDTVAILRWDPETAQRRMEDLLTRTYQGGVTVDGVLSPYDGLSIGILSALKSSGYGTAGQPYPVVTGQDAEEVSVKSILADEQYSTIFKDTRELAKKTVEMAHAVLSGDEPEVNNTTDYDNGEKVVPSYLLEPVIIDKSNYEVLIDSGYYSAEQLG from the coding sequence GTGCAACTGCGCACGAGCACCATAATCCAACGGCTGGCCACGATCGGCGTAGCCGCTGCCCTGGCGACCAGCCTGGCCGCCTGCGGCTCCAGCGAGAAGACCATCAACCAGGAGACCGGCGACGGCGACAACACGGGGGCCCTGGTCGGTGTCACCATGCCCACCCGGTCCTCCGAACGCTGGATCAGCGACGGCGACAACGTCAAGGCCGCGCTGGAGGAGCTGGGTTACGAGGTCGACCTGCAGTACGCGGAGAACGACATCCCGACCCAGGTCAACCAGATTGAGAACCAGATCACCCGGGGCGCCCGGCTGCTGATCGTCGCCTCGATCGACGGCACGGCGCTGACCACCCAGCTGCAGCAGGCCGCCGACCAGGGCATCCCGGTCATCGCCTACGACCGACTCATCCGCAACAGCCCGAACGTGGACTACTACGCCACCTTCGACAACTTCAAGGTTGGCGTACAGCAGGCCACGTCCTTGCTGGTCGGACTCGGCATGCTCAACGCGGACGGCTCCGCCGGCGAGGCCGACGGCCCGTTCAACATCGAGCTGTTCGCCGGATCGCCGGACGACAACAACGCCACCTTCTTCTTCGACGGCGCGATGTCGGTGCTGCAGCCGCACATCGACTCGGGCAAGCTGGTGATCCGCAGCGGCCAGACCGACTTCGACACCGTCGCGATCCTGCGTTGGGACCCGGAGACCGCACAGCGGCGGATGGAGGACCTGCTCACCCGCACCTACCAGGGCGGCGTCACGGTCGACGGGGTGCTCTCGCCGTACGACGGGCTCTCCATCGGCATCCTGTCCGCGCTCAAGAGCAGCGGATACGGCACCGCCGGCCAGCCCTACCCGGTGGTGACCGGGCAGGACGCCGAGGAGGTCTCGGTCAAGTCGATCCTGGCCGACGAGCAGTACTCGACGATCTTCAAGGACACCCGCGAGCTGGCCAAGAAGACCGTCGAGATGGCGCACGCCGTCCTCAGCGGCGACGAGCCGGAGGTCAACAACACCACCGACTACGACAACGGGGAGAAGGTCGTCCCGTCCTACCTGCTCGAGCCGGTGATCATCGACAAGAGCAACTACGAAGTGCTGATCGACAGCGGCTACTACTCGGCCGAGCAGCTGGGCTGA
- the mmsA gene encoding multiple monosaccharide ABC transporter ATP-binding protein, translated as MPTDAILQMRGITKTFPGVRALHDVNLTVRRGEIHAICGENGAGKSTLMKVLSGVYPHGSYAGETSFDGRPARFAGIRDSEHRGIVIIHQELALCPQLTIAENIFLGNEQTRRGLIDWNHTNHQAAELLRRVGLTENPTTLVAEIGVGKQQLVEIAKALSKQVKLLILDEPTAALNDEDSAHLLDLLRGLRDTGITCVIISHKLNEILAIADTISILRDGELIETLDPANDEVTEDRLIAGMVGRSMEHRFPPRTPKIGAEALRIEEWTVRSPDGDRVVVADANLTLHRGEVVGLAGLMGAGRTELAMSVFGRAYGRDISGRVYKDGRQIQLRSVREAIDHGIAYATEDRKRYGLNLIEDIQRNVSAAGLTRLARRGWVNEGAEHRTAQGFRRSMNIKAPSVASIVGKLSGGNQQKVVLSKWIFTEPDVLILDEPTRGIDVGAKYEIYSIINQIADNGTAVLVISSELPELIGLCDRIYTLSAGRITCEVRRADATQERLMQHMVQGQEQGSGADR; from the coding sequence ATGCCGACCGACGCCATCCTGCAGATGCGGGGCATCACCAAGACGTTCCCCGGCGTGCGTGCCCTGCACGACGTCAACCTGACCGTACGCCGGGGCGAGATCCACGCCATCTGCGGCGAGAACGGCGCCGGCAAGTCGACCCTGATGAAGGTGCTCTCCGGCGTCTACCCGCACGGGTCGTACGCCGGAGAGACCAGCTTCGACGGCCGGCCGGCCCGGTTCGCCGGGATCCGGGACAGCGAGCACCGGGGCATCGTGATCATCCACCAGGAGCTGGCGCTCTGCCCGCAGCTGACGATCGCCGAGAACATCTTCCTCGGCAACGAACAGACCCGCCGTGGGCTCATCGACTGGAACCACACCAACCACCAGGCGGCCGAGCTGCTGCGCCGGGTCGGGTTGACGGAGAATCCGACCACCCTGGTCGCCGAAATCGGGGTGGGCAAGCAGCAGTTGGTCGAGATCGCCAAAGCGCTGTCCAAGCAGGTGAAGCTGCTGATCCTGGACGAGCCCACCGCCGCGCTCAACGACGAGGACTCCGCGCACCTGCTCGACCTGCTCCGCGGGCTGCGGGACACCGGCATCACCTGTGTGATCATCTCGCACAAGCTCAACGAGATCCTCGCCATCGCCGACACGATCAGCATCCTGCGCGACGGCGAACTGATCGAGACGCTCGACCCGGCGAACGACGAGGTCACCGAGGACCGGCTGATCGCCGGCATGGTGGGCCGGTCGATGGAGCACCGGTTCCCGCCGCGCACCCCGAAAATCGGCGCCGAGGCGCTGCGGATCGAGGAGTGGACGGTGCGCTCCCCGGACGGCGACCGGGTGGTCGTCGCCGACGCCAACCTCACCCTGCACCGTGGGGAGGTCGTCGGGCTGGCCGGGCTGATGGGAGCCGGTCGGACCGAGCTCGCGATGAGCGTCTTCGGTCGGGCGTACGGCCGGGACATCAGCGGCCGGGTCTACAAGGACGGCCGGCAGATCCAGCTGCGCTCGGTCCGCGAGGCGATCGACCACGGCATCGCGTACGCCACGGAGGACCGCAAGCGGTACGGACTCAACCTGATCGAGGACATCCAGCGCAACGTGTCGGCGGCCGGGCTGACCCGGCTGGCCCGCCGTGGCTGGGTCAACGAGGGCGCCGAGCACCGGACGGCGCAGGGGTTCCGCCGCAGCATGAACATCAAGGCGCCGAGCGTGGCGAGCATCGTCGGCAAGCTCAGCGGCGGCAACCAGCAGAAGGTCGTGCTGTCCAAGTGGATCTTCACTGAGCCGGACGTGCTGATCCTGGACGAGCCGACCCGGGGCATCGACGTCGGCGCCAAGTACGAGATCTACTCGATCATCAACCAGATCGCCGACAACGGTACGGCGGTCCTGGTCATCTCCTCTGAACTGCCCGAACTGATCGGGCTGTGCGACCGGATCTACACGTTGTCGGCCGGCAGGATCACCTGCGAGGTGCGGCGGGCCGACGCCACCCAGGAGCGACTCATGCAGCACATGGTGCAGGGACAGGAGCAGGGATCGGGGGCCGACCGGTGA
- the mmsB gene encoding multiple monosaccharide ABC transporter permease: protein MSVARINVRESGIYIAFGLIVVLFAVLTDGALLQPQNLSNIIVQNSYVLILAIGMILVIIAGHIDLSVGSVVGATGAIAAVLMVEHDLPWPLALLITLIAGAAIGAWQGFWIAYFGIPAFIVTLAGMLLFRALTLSVLGNQGIGPFPDPVRTLANGFTEGYLGNIGLGPLGGADLVSLLVGLVAVGGIAVSQWRARVARLGYDQAVEPMPVFLFKIVGASAAVLFVIVQLARFKNLPWVLVLLAALVLGYSLLTKRSVFGRQIYAVGGNLQAAVLSGVKVKSVVFWIFVNMGVLSALAGIIFAGRLNLAGPTAGNTFELDAIAAAFIGGAAVQGGVGKVVGAVTGGLIMGVINNGMSLIGAPSENVMLVKGAVLLAAVAFDVWSKRRAGVASR, encoded by the coding sequence GTGAGCGTCGCCCGGATCAACGTCCGCGAGAGCGGCATCTACATCGCGTTCGGGCTGATCGTCGTGCTGTTCGCGGTGCTGACCGACGGGGCACTGCTGCAGCCGCAGAACCTGTCCAACATCATCGTGCAGAACTCGTACGTGCTGATCCTGGCGATCGGCATGATCCTGGTCATCATCGCCGGGCATATCGACCTGTCGGTCGGCTCGGTGGTCGGCGCGACCGGGGCGATCGCCGCCGTACTGATGGTCGAGCACGACCTGCCCTGGCCGCTGGCCCTGCTGATCACCCTGATCGCCGGTGCCGCGATCGGCGCCTGGCAGGGCTTCTGGATCGCGTACTTCGGCATCCCGGCGTTCATTGTCACCCTGGCCGGGATGCTGCTGTTCCGGGCGCTCACCCTGAGTGTGCTCGGCAACCAGGGCATCGGGCCGTTCCCGGATCCGGTGCGTACCCTCGCCAACGGCTTCACCGAGGGCTATCTGGGCAACATCGGGTTGGGCCCGCTCGGCGGCGCCGATCTGGTCAGCCTGCTGGTCGGTCTGGTCGCGGTCGGCGGTATCGCGGTCAGCCAGTGGCGGGCCCGGGTCGCCCGGCTCGGCTACGACCAGGCGGTGGAGCCGATGCCGGTCTTCCTGTTCAAGATCGTCGGCGCCTCGGCGGCGGTGCTGTTCGTGATCGTGCAGTTGGCCCGGTTCAAGAACCTGCCGTGGGTGCTGGTGCTGCTGGCGGCCCTGGTGCTCGGCTACTCGCTGCTGACCAAGCGGTCGGTGTTCGGTCGGCAGATCTACGCGGTCGGCGGCAACCTGCAGGCCGCGGTGCTGTCCGGGGTCAAGGTCAAGTCCGTCGTGTTCTGGATCTTCGTGAACATGGGGGTGCTCTCCGCGCTGGCCGGGATCATCTTCGCCGGCCGGCTCAACCTGGCCGGACCGACCGCCGGCAACACCTTCGAGCTGGACGCGATCGCCGCCGCGTTCATCGGCGGGGCGGCCGTGCAGGGCGGGGTCGGCAAGGTGGTCGGCGCGGTCACCGGCGGTCTGATCATGGGCGTGATCAACAACGGGATGTCGCTGATCGGCGCCCCCAGTGAGAACGTCATGCTGGTCAAGGGTGCGGTGCTGCTGGCCGCGGTCGCCTTCGATGTGTGGAGCAAGCGCCGCGCCGGCGTCGCCTCCCGCTGA
- a CDS encoding condensation domain-containing protein: MRFVDAVVPAEWAMDELVHAEFHGGRTEVAHMTWAQQVMWRAAALSRTQHLFLNLRRVLAVPRRAPADLSSVVRAIGVLVGRHGGLRTRVCRTADGTSRQETAAAGQVPVLVVAGTGDGAVAAAELTRRLGDIAFDHGREWPVRFAVVRVDGVVRQLVLVFSHSTVDAYAVEVVLRDLRLILLRGDLGTPAGLQSVDVARRQHGPDQRHSGRTVAYWLRQYRRLADVSLDEPAPPATPRLHRGTLVSSAAATAARMVAARHRVSFSTVLLAATTALSAGATGRQVCGLFNMSHNRFRPEYVNAIANLGQIGFCVLDIADRPGFFELLPRIYRVALDGYLHAYYDAVAMRTTFEELGYDYTTAFLPHYYFNDVRLPGGDVVDDVPPVAEQQLRAAADDSRFSRTDGLDAASWHRLLHVVDEPDALGLTYTVDTRFLAPETIEPYLRDLESLLIEAAYRDVPWPWQPSPGGGRGQIVR, from the coding sequence ATGCGATTCGTCGATGCCGTCGTGCCCGCCGAGTGGGCCATGGACGAGTTGGTCCACGCGGAGTTCCACGGTGGCCGGACTGAGGTGGCCCACATGACCTGGGCGCAGCAGGTCATGTGGCGGGCCGCCGCCCTGTCGAGGACCCAGCACCTGTTCCTCAACCTGCGTCGGGTGCTGGCGGTGCCGCGTCGGGCCCCGGCCGACCTGTCCAGCGTGGTGCGGGCAATCGGCGTGCTAGTCGGCCGGCACGGCGGGCTGCGTACCCGGGTATGCCGGACGGCGGACGGCACGTCGCGGCAGGAGACCGCGGCGGCCGGGCAGGTCCCGGTCCTGGTGGTTGCGGGCACCGGCGACGGCGCCGTGGCGGCCGCCGAGCTCACCCGCCGGCTGGGTGATATCGCCTTCGACCACGGTCGGGAGTGGCCGGTGCGGTTCGCCGTGGTGCGGGTCGACGGCGTGGTACGCCAGCTGGTGCTGGTTTTCAGCCACTCGACCGTGGACGCGTACGCGGTCGAGGTGGTGCTGCGTGACCTGCGGCTGATCCTGCTCCGGGGCGACCTGGGCACCCCGGCCGGGCTGCAGTCGGTGGACGTGGCCCGCCGCCAGCACGGGCCGGACCAGCGGCACTCGGGCCGTACCGTGGCGTACTGGCTCCGGCAGTACCGCCGGCTGGCCGACGTCTCGCTCGACGAGCCGGCGCCGCCGGCCACCCCACGGCTGCACCGGGGCACACTGGTCTCGTCGGCCGCCGCCACCGCCGCCCGGATGGTCGCCGCCCGGCATCGGGTGAGTTTCTCGACGGTGCTGCTCGCCGCTACCACCGCCCTGTCCGCCGGAGCGACCGGGCGTCAGGTCTGCGGACTGTTCAACATGTCGCACAACCGCTTCCGGCCCGAGTACGTCAATGCGATCGCCAATCTCGGTCAAATCGGCTTCTGCGTGCTGGACATCGCCGATCGCCCGGGTTTCTTTGAGCTGCTACCACGGATCTATCGGGTCGCGCTGGACGGATACTTGCACGCCTACTACGACGCCGTCGCGATGCGGACGACGTTCGAGGAGCTCGGCTACGACTACACCACCGCATTCCTGCCGCACTACTATTTTAACGACGTCCGGCTGCCCGGCGGGGACGTGGTGGACGACGTGCCGCCGGTAGCCGAGCAGCAGTTGCGGGCGGCCGCCGACGACAGTCGCTTCTCCCGGACCGACGGCCTGGACGCCGCCTCCTGGCACCGCCTGCTGCACGTGGTGGACGAGCCGGATGCGCTCGGCCTCACCTACACGGTCGACACCCGGTTCCTGGCACCGGAAACGATCGAGCCGTACCTGCGCGACCTGGAGTCGCTGCTCATCGAGGCCGCCTACCGGGACGTGCCCTGGCCCTGGCAGCCCAGCCCTGGCGGCGGACGGGGCCAGATCGTCAGGTGA